In Lolium rigidum isolate FL_2022 chromosome 7, APGP_CSIRO_Lrig_0.1, whole genome shotgun sequence, the DNA window ccgcccctgcctccgcggccgaggaggccgcggcggcggcagcgtggcgAGGAGCGACGGtgtgacaccgttgcggcgttcgacgcctcggcgggacaagaggcgcgacggcgccggtaccgggaggagatggagcagcgatgggccgacgagcgccgcgcgccggcgcgatgagcggTAGGCGCTgctccgtgaacggcgtgactcgatcgagcgccggcggcgtgagtcgatcgagctccagcggcaggcgacggcggaggagcgtcgacggcggaggcggcgcttacggcgctatgggggaggcgggcggagcgattggtggcggccgacgcgtttgcggcggcgatgatggaggcgccaacggatgtggaggaggaggcgccaatggaggaggaggaggccgaggcggaggagaccgaggtggaggacgacgacgacaacggCGAGTTCGgccggtccgacgacgacgccccgcaccggacgagacggccgattagcaacgcgccctcgtcgagtccttcgagtcggagaagaagctccaggacgacgcccgtgccctcgaagaggcgcatattcgtcgcgccatcgagctctccctccaggcggcgcagtaggggacggcggaggacgcgcggcgggagcggcaccgtctggccaccgccgaacgcaaggagaggaggcgcgcgcaggaggagctgcggcgtaggggaggcgacgacggggcggggccgtcgaacgcgcgctgccgggcggtcagtagtctaggtttagatgaaatctagccgttttcattcaaactttgtaatatataatcaaaattgaatgaaaacctttattttcgtgcacaaatattcatttgggggcggcgtttggggaacgcggctggggagcgacgtcccccaaacacggcacgaacaaaacacgtctcccaaacgcttgatccggcgcggtttgggggacggtttgggggacgcggctggagatgctcttagcacacTCATGTCCATCACCTCCCGCACTGTGTCCTGCTCAACTGCTGACGGCTGTACAGGTCAGACAGGAGCTGCCCAAAGGCCAACTGCGACGAGCCGTCGCTACTCTATGCCACAGCCGCGGCTTTCTTGTAACTAGACGGACACTACCTCCCCGAGCTCCCTGAACTCCAATCTCCATGGCCAGCCTCACCTTGCCTCCCATCTCCTCGAGAAAATTGCAAAAAACCACCACAATTGAGGCTAGAGTTGCAAAAAACCACCAGATTGCCTGTTTTTTGCAAAGACCACTACTTCTACAGCACCAGTTTTGCCAAAAGCACTGATCGAGCACTTGACGCTGGCTAATTGAGTTTCTGGCAAGTGGGGCCCAATGTCAggctgacgtggcggggcggaGACGGTGGACTCACGAGCGCCGTTAACGGCCGTGAACGGCGCAGTGTCCCCGGCGCTGACTTATCGGGCCGGTCCTCACTCATCTTCTCCCCTCCCCTGCTATTTCGCTCTCCTCTCCGGCCGCCGCAGATCCGCCTACTCCTCCGCCGTGACGCCATGCCGTCGTGGCCCGACGGCGACGAGACAAGCAGTGGCGAGAGGCTTACCGACTACTCCAGCGATGTTCCTCTCAATGTGAGTGATTCTATCCAATCTCTGTTCTAGGGTTAGGGATTTGGATTGGGCATTCCGTCAAATCGAGCTTGAATAGGTCGATTGACTCTGCATTTGGTGTTCTTACGACAATATCCACTGAATTTAGGTGCCTGAGCAGTTGTATGATCCTGATTTCTGCGGTATCGAGACCGATTGTCCTGAAACTTGTGACCACGACGAGAAACTGGCGAGATATGTTGCGTTTGAAGGGGAAAACACCGGCAGAAGGTTCCTGGGATGTGCAAAATCAGTTAGTTTTCAGTCTGCGGTGTACTATATTATATCATATACTGTGGCATGAATATGTAaacttaaatttgaaaaatgtatgCCTAAATTTGAGAATTGCAGGGGTCTGCTATTTGTGGAACTGTGCACTGGCTTGATTTGGAATGGCCTCCAAGTTTGAACCGTTGTTTGGTTAGGCTGTGGGAGTTGTATGATACAGAGTGTAGTCAGAGAATTAAAGAATCATGTGAGTCATCTTCAGCTTATTACAAGCTCAATTTGGAGAAGATGCAGATAGTGGAGAAGAACAAGGAGCTGCAGATAGAACTTGGCAAAGCACTTAGTGCTAGTCAGGGTTCATCGTCCTCATCTTCGGAGAACGCTATGTCTATTGCCAACCTTTTGGAGATGCACAAGTGTGTTACTGAGAATGCAGAGAAGAAGAGAGATGAGGTGATTGAAGAAAACAAGAAGCTCATTCTGATGAAGGAGAAGGCAGATAGGGAAATTCAAAATCTgcaacaagagaagaagaaactaGAGTATGCTCTAGGTGACTTGTTCAATGCAGCAGATTTGAACAAGCAGAAGCTGAAGAAGATTAAGCAGATCCTTGATGAATAGTTTCTATTATCTGTCAATGGGATTTGCTATTGTATCTGTAGGTGTAGCACTGATCATATAGATCATGCTTTGGAAGACCTCTGGAATTATGTACTGTAATGTAGCACTGATGGTTTAATGTTAAGTTAGTAGTATTGATGTTATGTGATGGATTCTAAAACGATATATATTGTAATGTGATGTAGTACTGATGGTTTATTGTTAAGTAAGTTTATATATGTGTGAAATGGAGTTTGTTGTTGTCTTTTCCAATTTGAATTAGATCTTTTTTAAACCTTTGGAGTTTGCTGTAAAATTCATTGTTAAAAGGTTGTCGACAACCCTCGGGGTTCTCGACAACCAAAGAGTCATCTTAAAATATTTGTGAAATGGTTGTCGACAACCCTCGGGGTTCTCGACAACCAAAGAGTCATCTTAAAATATTTGTGAAATGGTTGTCGCAACCCTCGGGGTTCTCGACAACCTAAAAATCATGTAAATTTCATTGTGAAAAGGTTGTCGACAACCCTCGGGGTTCTTGACAACCAAAGAGTCATCTTAAAATATTTGTGAAATGGTTGTCGACAACCCTCGGGGTTCTCGACAACCTAAAACTCATGTAAATTTCATTGTGACAAATATTACAAACTCTGATCAGTACCAACATGTCCATAACATAAATAGGATAAATTCTCAGATGATACTACAAACCATTTTACCATCATATAATAAGGTTCAGATGATAAAAACTGCTAAGAGTTCAGATGATACTGCTAACTATCATAGAATTCATCTACCCTCTTTTTTCAGCTCTTCCACTGACTTCTCATGAATCCTACTAGCATTCAAGTACCCAATGAGTCGcttgtttttcttcttctctcttacAGGCCTAGAAGATGCACCTTCATGTTGTACATGCCTGGGTGCAGTGAAAGCAGCCCTGGCTATACCATTTGCAGCAGCTCTGGCTCTAGCATTTGAAGCAGCCCTGGCTCCATCATTTGAACCAGAGGCTGCCGGTGGAGCTTGACGTCGTGTTGGAGCAGAGGATGCTGGTGGACCTTGAGCACGTCTTGGAGCAGAGGCTGTAGGTGGTGCTCCATCTCTTCTTGTACCAGTGGCATTAGGTGGTGCTCCAGCACCTCTTGGACCAGAGGCATTAGGTGGTGCTCCAGCACTTCTTGGACCAGAGCCATTAGGTGGTGCTCCAGCACCTCTTGGACCAGAGGCATTAGGTGGTGCTCCAGCACTTCTTGGAGCAGAGGAAGctgctgaagaatgtgcagctgTAGCAGATGAACCCTCACCATTTTCTCTATTTTCCTGTCATACAAATTGGGAAAAGCAGAAGTTGTATAAGGAAAACTTGAAGCAAATGCAATAAATGTTTATAAAACATCACAGTATATAACCTTGTGTTGATTCTTCCTCATCTCTAGGGATGGTTTAAGTGGTTTTGGGCAACTTGTGTATCTATGGCCAATAAGGTTGCAATTGCTACATGTTATACTAGCCATTCTTGATGTCATCTTGGGCTGTGGTGGTTCAAATTTCCCTTTTCTCCTCTTGGTTTGTGCTCTGCCCTTCTCAATTTTGAACACTGGAGGATCAATATCTGGTGTGTCAGTCTTTGTCCAAAGATCTTCCCCTGGGACAGGATAGATAGGAGGGTTGTAAGCTTCCAAATACATAGCTTTTTTGAAGAATTCATGGACATAGTCTTCAGGGTACATGCTAGCTCTGTAGATTGCAGATATTGCATGGTGACAAGGTAGGCCAGTTAGATCCCACTTTCTACAGCCACAAGTTCTCTTCACCAAGTCAACTGCATAAATGCTCTCTTGACTGTTGGTTACTTGCCACAGATCACCAATGGATTTGACAGCTTTGCAAGGCCTGGCCCATTTTTTCAGTTCTTCCAACTTCTCTGAGTAGGTGGGTGTGATTTCCCACCTTGCAGTTGCAGCACCAGTTCTTTTAGTGTTGTTTCTCACCATTAACTTTGTCCTGATGCCATCAAACATGGTTTTAACTGGCTTACCTCTCACATCCAGAATCATTCTATTGAACACCTCACTGAGATTGTTGACAACTAATTCAGTCTTGCAATTAGTGTCCATTGCATACCTGGCCCAACATTCCACAGGTATTTTGCTAAGCCAGGCCCATGCCTCCTCACTTTCATCTTTCATGTTCTGCATAGCTACATCAAAGCCATGTTGAGTGTATGCATAGCTGGCAGCATCCATGAATTTCTTTAACTCCTCTCCTCTGAAACCAGCCTGCTGAAAGTTTGCATATATGTGACGTAAACAATATCTCTGTGGGCAGTTGGGAAAAATAGTGCTGACAGCTTTAAGCAGACCCTGTCGACACAAAGTTGCTTGGCTACATGAGCACTACCAACTAACAGACAGTAACTTAAAATTACAAATAGCATCAGGGGAACAAAAAGCAAACCTTCTGCCTATCTGACATTATTGTGTAATAGCCAAATTCTCCCGACTCCCCTCCAATTGCATATTTCAGCTGAGTTAGAAACCAGGACCAACTAGCAGTGTCCTCTTTGTCCACCAGCCCAAATGCAATAGGAAAGATGTTGTTGTTGCCATCTCTACCTGTGGCAGCAAGAATCTGTTGTCCTGTTGGCAACTTGATGAAACAACCATCTAAGCCTACAAATAGTAGTGAACAAACATCATTTAAACAACATTGATAAAGCAAAATAGCATGGCATGGAAGAAGTTGTAGTAATTACCAATAAATGGCCTGCATCCTTTGAGAAATCCCTGGACAGATGCACCAAGTGCAATGAATAGGCCATGGAATCTAGGGTTGGGGCTAGGATGCTCAGGGAGGATTTTGGTGGTAACAATGCACCTGCTTCCAGGGTTTGTATCAATCACAGTCTGCAAATAATCTCTAAGCCGTTTGTACTGCTTCAAATCATCACCAATAACAGTTTTAAGAGCTTTTTTCCTAGCCCTATATGCCATGTTCTTTGGTACCTCAACACCAAATTTTTCTTTTGCATTGTCCATAACAGTCTAAACTCTAATACCAGGATCTGTTCTCAGTGCCTTCTCAGCATTTTGAGCAACCCATTTGCAAGTAACTTTGCAATGTTCACCAGATGGGGCACATGAGTGTTCGAAATGCAGCTTCCTCATGCAAAATGTCTTCTCTCCTGCAATTTGACTTCCAATCATATAGAAAGGACACTTCTCATCAGTGCACACGGCTATGACCCTATCTTTGCAGTTCCTATGGTATCTGAAATTCCTTAGCTGAGCAATGTGCATGTTCTTCAGTGCCCTTCTAAACTGATACACATCAACAAAACACATTTGCAAACATAGTTGTTCTTCGGCACAAATTCTATGCTCATCATACCACATTCTTGGCTTCATTTTCTTCCTCCTTGACTTTCTCCCACTAGGAAGCAGAACAGGAATTTCTTCATCTGAGTCATCTCCTGCTTCAAAGTTCTCATCAGATGAGGGCACATAATCTGGAATGGATGCACTAGCTATACTGCAGTGTGCTCTGCTTGTTGGCCCTCGCTTAACAGGAAATTTCTGTAGAGAAGAAATGGGAATGCACTCATCCGAATCAGTTCCCTCATCAGGAAATAGTTCTTCAACGTCTGTGTCTCCTTCACAGTGCATCATTGATTCAATTTTCTTTCTCTTCATACCACTTAACCTCTTGTTCAAGGCTTCAATGTCTTCTCCCTTCTCATCAACATCCTCTAACTCACACTCTTCCTCATACTCTGACCCTAACTCTGCATCTGAATTTGCCTCTTCTTCTGAGCATTCCATATTCcgctcctctccttcttcttcatcagaaAATAATCCTAAGCAGTCTCCATATGCATTACAACGAGTAACAGCAAGTTCATCATCTAGAACAATTATTTGGTTTTCGTTCTCCACAATCTCGTCATCAAATCTACATTTATCCAGAACAAAATGTGCAATTCATTAGGTACTGAACTTGCAGGGACTACAGATGAGATGTTGATGTACAGATGCATGGCAGGAAAACAGGAAAAAAAGCGGGACATGATAACTTACTCAACAtcgccgaccaccgccgccgccgccgccgccgggtacCCCGACCCCGGCGCTACGGGGTTGGAGCTGCCGCAACAGTCCTGGCTGTCGAAGAAGCCAGCACCGCCTCGTGCGCGTCCATCCACATGGGGGCCGCCGCTCGAGTCTCCATCGCCATCACGCTCTgcagcgtcgccgccgccgcctccgccgccgccgggatcCATGTCGACCGAGGGAGAATCGAGTGGACTGGCTGACCTAAACTGCTCGATCTGAACGGGTGCGGCTCAGACATACTGCGCCGTTAACGGCGCTCGTGAGTCCACCGTCtccgccccgccacgtcagccTGACATTGGGCCCCACTTGCCAGAAACTCAATTAGCCAGCGTCAAGTGCTCGATCAGTGCTTTTGGCAAAACTTGTGCTGTAGAAGTAGTGGTCTTTGCAAAAAACAGGCAACCTGGTGGTTTTTTGCAACCCTAGCCTCAATTGTGGTGGTTTTTTGCAATTTTCTCCATCTCCTCGTCACATACCTTTCCCATCCTTCAACGGGTTGATCGTCTTCTTTTCTTGGCCCCGTGCGCGGGGCCCCGGAAACCCATGTCGTGTCAATATAAACGGAATCGAGAAAGGAATAGCACAAGTGCTCTAAATCATCAAAACACCCCTAAAAATAAGGGAGAatggaaatccactcaacaccatgaatgtaaaaaaatAGAGTTAGTCCTCTTCATAGATAAGAACAACCAATATGGATATTCCATATGCTATAAAAAATATTCTATTCTTAGATTAGCCGAATTTGTCTCACATTTTCTCTACAAATATGTCACCATCCCTCAAGAGCAAGCGAGGAGGCTTCACTAGGAAACACTCCCTCTCAAACTTCACttacaaggaggaggaggaggaggaggaggaggaggaccgtgaGGAGAAGAGTGATGCCGGAAGCCGCAACGTCACTGTGCTGCCGAGGAGGACCAACACCGACAATGCTAGTAACTTAACATATTGCAAGTGTTATGAAAATTAACAATTTGATTGATCAAAGTATATTTTCATATAGAATTAAGAATTAGTGCTCAGGAAATTCAGACAATGCAAGTGCATGCACATACCGTGCTGCAATATACTTCCATAGATATGCAGATTAAAATATTTCGGTCCATATACATCGAGGTTCTAAAATTTGATCTAGATTAAAAAAAATACAGAACGCTTGAGGAGATGCTAGAGCTCCAATACGCTCTCCAGGAGTTCAAATATTAATAACTAGAGTTCTGTTGATTTTCCCTCACTAAGACGTCACCTGTTGAACCAAGAGTTACACCAAAGATATCCACGCCGCATATTTTTATTGAAGAACGTGTAGATCTGCAGGTTAATCAGCAGGACTCAAAGAAAGCCTCTTTGAGAGAGAGAATTTTGGCACAAACTTCTGCCATTCCTGGTCGACCCTTAGGCGATTCCATGGAACACAGGAGCCCAACTTGAACCAAATGGACAATGCATCTCTGCTTCAGTACTTTGTCACACTCATTCTGCTGCTCGTGGGCAATATAGGAATCCAAAACCTCCCCAAGTCTATCAGGAAATGCTGAGTTCACCAGCCTGTGAAGGCTCAGTCCGTCGGTGAACATGGCATCTGTCGGCCGCCTTCCAGTGAGCATTTCCAGAACCAAGACCCCAAAACCGTAGACATCGCATCCTGTTGAGACTCTGTATCCCATGCAGTACTCTGTGAAAGCATTTATGGCATTGTTAATACAAGATAAAAAAACAATAAGAAATACTAAACAAAGTTCAACTCACCGGGTGCAACGTAGCCAATTGTTCCTTCCACGCCAACCAAGTCTTCTGAATTACCAGGGGTTGAAGAGAGAAACCTTGCTGACCCAAAATCACCTACTCTTGCAGTCATATCATAGTCCAGAAGAATGTTGCCGGGCTTCAAATCGCGGTGGATTAGAGGAGGCGTCAACTGGTTGTGCATATAATCCAAAGCCAAAGCCACATCCGTCGCTATTCTTAACCTCTGGCCGAAGCTAAGAACCCTTTTGGGGGTATTTTTGTGAAGCTTCGGGTGTAGCCACATGTCCAAGCTTCCATTGGCCATGAAGTCAAACACTATAGCCTTAAATTCATTGTTCTCAAGGTCTACTGTCGAGCATACCGTGACAGCTTTAACAAGATTGCGATGGCGTGTGTTACGTAGCACCTCACACTCAGTAAGGAAGCTACTTCGTGCACCATTCTCCTGGAGATGAAATAACTTGATGGCGACCAGATCCGTGTCAAACTCAAACCTTCCAATGTAGATCGAACCGGTTCGACTCGAGCTGATCTTGTTGACCGGAGAGAACCAATTGGTAGCTTTAACAATGCCACCATATGAAACCTTTTTCATTTTCTCAGTGTAGCATGGACCTGCTTCTGGTTGCCTTTGCTTCAGAAGATTGACCATAAAGAATATGAAGGAGAGCAAGGCAATAGCAATTGGAGGAATTACTTTTACCAATAAGAGTGCATTCTTCTTGCTCTCAACAGATGAAGTTGTGGTGCAAACTGGAAGCTGAAACAAATTGTTGGTTCCACTACACAGCCCTGTGTTGCCATCCAATATTACTGCACTACGATTCTGGAAGATGCCAACAGTTGGAATCGCCCCTTCAAAGTAGTTCATAGACAGATCAAGTTTCTGCAGAAAAACCAGTTCCAAAAATAACAGTGGAATTACTCCAGCAAAGTAGTTGTGGGAAAGGTCGATCTGCTCGATAGACTTTAGTTCACTGAAAGACTGAGGTATGTTTCCATTAAGCATATTACTTCTCAGTATGAGAGAAGATAGTTGGACACAGCGGCCAAGTGAAAGTGGAACTTGACCAGACAAATTGTTGAAGGAAATATCGAGTTGGACAAGTTGAAGCAATGCACCAATATCTTGCGGCATCGATCCTGTAAGGTAGTTGTTTGATAAATCCAAAATCAGGAGGGTAGTGCTATTGGTGAGTTCATTTGGTATTGGTCCTTGAAGGCTGTTAAAAGACAAGCTTAGCATATCTAGTTGCTCGCATTTTCCTAAACTTGCTGGTATGGTTCCACTCAAGTCATTGCTATCTAGATAAAGTTTATTCAGCCGAGAAAGATTACCTATTGTAGATGGGATCTGACCAGAAAATTTGTTTCTGGATAGGGATAAGACAAATAGATGGCCTAGGTTGCCAATTACAGAAGGAATAACCCCTGTAAGCAAGTTTTGGTCCATAGCAAGCAATTGGAGATTTCGAAGGTTAAAAATCTCAACTGGAATTGTGCCTATGATTTGGTTGTTTCCAATATCCATACGAAGCAAACTTGTAGAAAGATTCCCAACTGATCTAGGGACACTTCCGTTCAGGACATTCCCACTCATGTCCAGGATTTGCAAACGCGCACAATTTGCGAGAGAGACAAGGAATTCCCAGCCTACAGCTACTAGGAAGTTACTCTGAAGAATTAGTATCTGTAAGTCAGCTAAATATCCTAGAGATGGGACCGGTCCAACAAGGGAGTTGTATCCAAGATCAATTCGTTGGAGCTTTGATGCATTTGCTAGTGATAATGGAATTGATCCCTCGAATCTGTTACCCGACATGGACAGCAATTCAAGGTTAGGTAACGTGTTTCCAATGGTAGATGGTATTTGTCCAGTAAGGATATTTTGGGCTAAGCCAAGGTAAACGAGAGATGAGATATTACAGAGTGTGGGGGAGATATGCCCCGACAAGGAGTTGTTATGTAAACTCAGCACAGTAAGGTTCTGTAAAAGGCTGAAAGTTTGTGGAACTGATCCTGATAAAATATTTGTGCCAAGCCATATTTCCATGAGGGAAGAAACATTTCCCAGTGATGAAGGTATGCTTCCAGAAAGATTGTTAGATGACAGGTCAAGAATTTGGAGGGTTGACatcttatcgaactcagggatacGGCCCAGAAGGCGGTTATATGCGAGATTCACATATCTAAGAGATCTACTGGTGCCTAATGATCTAGGAACGGCACCTAAAAGATTGTTCTTGTCAAGTCTCAAGGATTGCAGGTGTGGAAGTGTGCCTAACTCGTTAGGGATGACACCAACGAAGTAATTATCTGAAAGGTTTAACAGCTTTAGCGATGTAAGGTTGGCTATCCAAGGAGATAACTCACCACCGAGCTGTGTAGAGCTCAAGTCGAGGGAGACCACACGAAATGGGCGAGGCATACCGCAGACAACCCCCCGCCATCTGCAGAAGTCGATCGTGGTGTTCCATGATACCAAGATAAGTTGTGGATCTGAGATACCACGTTTGAAAGAGAGGAGGGCCTGACGGTCGATCTCGGATCCATTGCCGATGGATTGTGCGGCAGTGTTGAACGACAGGAATATGAGAAAATGGGTGAAGAGAATGAGGGTGCCACTTAGAGAAAGAGAGCGGGAAGTTCCTGCAGGGGCCATATCTAATGTGTTGCATCTTGCGCAGTTACCTTCTCTATATGTGCCTCCCAAAGTAGACTCGGTGTTGACTTGCTTGTAACCTCCTCCACATATCTAACACCACAACAAAAGGTGGATGAGCAATGACTTGATAACTGGACAAAGACACGGGAAAGAATGGCCCATGATGTTGACCCAACAGTTGCTACTTTGCTAGGTGTGTGGTGCTACTAACTTGGGACCGAGAGACTGACAATGAACTCTGGTTCAGGGCCTGCAACACATTGGCTGCAGATGGCTGAAGAGTAGAACTGTATCCAGTGGCGCAACTGAAATTTCCAATGTTTCAGTTAGAGAGGAGCCCCCCCGGAAGGGGATTCAATTTTTCTCCCACCCCTTGGATATTTGACCAAAAGGAAACAAAATGGTTGTGGCGATCACAAAAAGGACTGAGCTGGTGTTAATAAAGGGTTTTGCTAGTTCTCTAGATGAGAACTAGTTCGTTCTCAGCCAAGTTCTACACCGTTAGATTTGCTTCGTGATTCATGCTAGTTATAGTTGCAACTGAGATCTTGTGGTGATCACAAAAAGGACTGAGCTGGTGTTAATAAAGGGTTTTGCTAGTTCTCTAGATGAGAACAAGTTCGGTTCTCAGTCAAATCCTACACCGTTAGATTTGCTTAGTGATTCATGCTAGTTATTGTGAAGTTAGTTCTTAGTCGACTAATAAATAGCCACACCCGTTAATAAAAGGCACTAGACTTTCTTAAGCAACTGTATATCCTTGGGTTTTCACGGAGAACAAGGGCAGGGCATTATAACAAACATGTGATGTTGAACAACAACTCTCTGTCATTTGCTTGATGCAACATCAAAGAGGAGGAAACAGAGGTAGTACATGCTTGATTGCGACACGGTTGATCTCTGTATAGTTTGCGAAACAAAAGGGGAGTAAAAATAGATCTCGGTCATGCGGCACCGCAGGAGGCCAGCCCTTTTGGCAGTGGCTTCACCCCATACTACCTCTGGTCTCCAGGAGGAGGTGTGGGCACCGGCTAATGGCAAAATCTTTAGCTGGTCGGCCTTGCGACATACAATCTGGACGTCAGATCAGAGTCCCGTAGAGGGTTGCAACTTGCAAACCCTGGGTACATCATGGTATCTCTGTCTCCGGGAGGAGGACAACACAGCGCACATTCTAATGCAGTGTGTCTATTCTAGACAAGTTTGGTCCTGGTGTTTCTCTGATTTAAACACTCGTTCCTGTCCCCTATAACACAGATCACATGGGTAGCTGGCGGAATGACAACTGCAGAAGACGAAAAGGATGCAGTGGTGATGCTAATCTGCTGGAATCTGTTAAAGAAGCATAACACCCCGGGGTGCGGCAATGTTCAGAACTGATGCAATGCTCTGAGAGTTGGCAGTTTCATCCTCGAGAAagctcaacaatggaggcaaGCAGAGGCAGGAGCATGTAATAGTAGGACGAAAATCTTCTGCTTCTTTAATACTTCCTcaattcaaaaaaatataagaATTCGTTTGGAAGCTAGGTTTTTATTTCATttatagcattttgaaatgaatacgtgtattcatttcatttaaatTGTAATTTTAGAAATGGACACttatttggttgccacagaaattACAGGTGACAGCAGAAtttaatattgaatttgtaaatggctttCATAGAGAAATGCAAATGACAGATCTCAGCTCGAAATCGTGTTTACCCATGGCGTCATTTTactggatttcctaaatgaaatgacgaTCCATTTTTCAAACAGCCCACTTATGGAATTCCAAAATTTCAagcccaaatgatggataccaaacgactttTAAGACGTTTTGGTGCTGTTTTAACATACCAAAACATTTTACATTTTAGAATAGAGGTATACTTTTCTTGTGAGAGCAGCATTACCCAATTAAGAATTGCCCTGCTGTCAGCCATCGAATTTGGTTCTGGACTTGGCTATTGGATACACACGACTTATTCGTGGACGGATGAAGTACATGCTAAGCGTAGTGCTGTGGGTATACAATAAAATCTAGATGGTAACATTCAACACACAATATACTTGCATACGATAAAATATATTTGGTGGTAACATTCTTCTGGTCCTATTAGGGCAGATCAGGATCGAAATCTATCACATGACTCAAGTGAAGGCCTCACCACGCAGCATAATCACTCCACTCGATGAAGTGAAACAGAACCACGATGATCCAGAGAAGCCACGTTGGTAGTCTGATGAAGAAAACACGAAAGACGTAATGTGGAGATGCCCTGCAACCATAAATGACCCCATTCACCCGCTACTAGACAAACGCACTTGAAAATCATAAGTTTTAATAACAAGTTTAGGCTAGTTATAGTGGGGAGTAATAACATACGtagtatgtcatgttactagtctagattACTACTTTCATAGAGGGTACTGTAATAACTTATATATGGTATCATGTAttatatcatttattatgttgtagactcattttgctttGAGgtttgtgatgttatggtaaaatagctagttaccacatcactctctttcttcatttattagcataccatgtcaccaaaatgactTGAgagttgagatgtgtgatgttactagctatgttagagcaagtacaataaaactgctcatagtgggagtaatataactagtaacatcacacatctcaagacattttggtgacatgacatgctaataaatgaagaaaaaaaaaaaagtgaggtggtaactagctatgttaccataacatcacacacctcaaggcaagatgagtctacaacataataaatgatacaatacatgacaccacat includes these proteins:
- the LOC124677800 gene encoding probable LRR receptor-like serine/threonine-protein kinase At3g47570 — its product is MAPAGTSRSLSLSGTLILFTHFLIFLSFNTAAQSIGNGSEIDRQALLSFKRGISDPQLILVSWNTTIDFCRWRGVVCGMPRPFRVVSLDLSSTQLGGELSPWIANLTSLKLLNLSDNYFVGVIPNELGTLPHLQSLRLDKNNLLGAVPRSLGTSRSLRYVNLAYNRLLGRIPEFDKMSTLQILDLSSNNLSGSIPSSLGNVSSLMEIWLGTNILSGSVPQTFSLLQNLTVLSLHNNSLSGHISPTLCNISSLVYLGLAQNILTGQIPSTIGNTLPNLELLSMSGNRFEGSIPLSLANASKLQRIDLGYNSLVGPVPSLGYLADLQILILQSNFLVAVGWEFLVSLANCARLQILDMSGNVLNGSVPRSVGNLSTSLLRMDIGNNQIIGTIPVEIFNLRNLQLLAMDQNLLTGVIPSVIGNLGHLFVLSLSRNKFSGQIPSTIGNLSRLNKLYLDSNDLSGTIPASLGKCEQLDMLSLSFNSLQGPIPNELTNSTTLLILDLSNNYLTGSMPQDIGALLQLVQLDISFNNLSGQVPLSLGRCVQLSSLILRSNMLNGNIPQSFSELKSIEQIDLSHNYFAGVIPLLFLELVFLQKLDLSMNYFEGAIPTVGIFQNRSAVILDGNTGLCSGTNNLFQLPVCTTTSSVESKKNALLLVKVIPPIAIALLSFIFFMVNLLKQRQPEAGPCYTEKMKKVSYGGIVKATNWFSPVNKISSSRTGSIYIGRFEFDTDLVAIKLFHLQENGARSSFLTECEVLRNTRHRNLVKAVTVCSTVDLENNEFKAIVFDFMANGSLDMWLHPKLHKNTPKRVLSFGQRLRIATDVALALDYMHNQLTPPLIHRDLKPGNILLDYDMTARVGDFGSARFLSSTPGNSEDLVGVEGTIGYVAPEYCMGYRVSTGCDVYGFGVLVLEMLTGRRPTDAMFTDGLSLHRLVNSAFPDRLGEVLDSYIAHEQQNECDKVLKQRCIVHLVQVGLLCSMESPKGRPGMAEVCAKILSLKEAFFESC